One genomic window of Paenibacillus xylanilyticus includes the following:
- a CDS encoding DHH family phosphoesterase, with product MPKFLKKRWHGYYTVWAFILLLLLVMFVTIYNWALGLISLILASALGIVMIKAEMAFRRELNDYINGLSIRIKRMEGEAISMLPFGIVLYSEDRTVEWHNRFVGEMFQEKTMVGNPLLNLFPKLPQPKEKKDGTKEPAKELHDEFQLDDRFYGVIHNPQERYVYVYEITELAILRDKYENERIALGILVLDNLDEAAQGMDDQQRTALIARVTSEITSWAKRYEVYLRRLSSDRYLMMLNHKSLQELEQSRFVILDEVREMTADLKVPMTLSIGLAFGSDTISEMGELAQSSLDMALGRGGDQAAVKSGQRLSFYGGKSNAVEKRTRVRARVIAHALRDLMQESDRVLIMGHKMPDMDAIGASIGVWKAASLYNVEARIVLDGINPSIERLMEQVNKDEKLSKAFVSPEQATQMMTEHTLLVVVDTHKASMTMEPKLVQSANRVVVVDHHRRGEEFINDAVLIYLEPYASSAAELVTELLQYIHDKVQFTPLEATALLAGITLDTKHFALHTGSRTFEAAGFLRRSGADTIMIQRLMKEDLSEYIAKAEIIKHAKMVYGNIALAVTDPGSKISQMMIAQVADTLLNMTDVVASFVISERPDGLIGISARSLGRMNVQVVMERLGGGGHLTNAAVQLEGTLGEAEKRLMNVLAEIEKEEGLFE from the coding sequence ATGCCTAAATTTCTGAAGAAACGCTGGCACGGCTACTATACCGTATGGGCGTTCATACTGCTGCTTCTGCTTGTTATGTTCGTGACCATCTATAACTGGGCGCTTGGTTTGATTAGTCTGATACTGGCTTCAGCGCTGGGAATCGTCATGATCAAGGCGGAGATGGCGTTCCGCCGCGAGCTTAACGACTACATTAACGGCCTGTCCATTCGCATTAAACGAATGGAGGGCGAAGCAATCAGCATGCTCCCATTCGGGATCGTGCTGTACAGCGAGGATCGTACGGTAGAGTGGCACAACCGTTTCGTTGGGGAGATGTTTCAGGAAAAGACAATGGTGGGCAATCCACTGCTTAACCTTTTCCCGAAGCTGCCTCAGCCGAAAGAAAAAAAGGATGGAACCAAAGAACCGGCCAAGGAGCTTCATGATGAGTTCCAGTTGGATGACCGGTTCTATGGCGTTATTCATAATCCGCAGGAGCGGTATGTATATGTTTACGAGATCACAGAGCTTGCCATTCTGCGAGACAAATATGAGAATGAACGCATCGCACTGGGGATTCTGGTATTGGATAATCTAGATGAGGCAGCACAAGGGATGGACGATCAGCAGCGTACTGCGCTTATTGCGCGGGTAACAAGCGAGATTACATCCTGGGCGAAGAGATATGAGGTTTACTTACGCCGTCTCTCTTCTGACCGCTATCTGATGATGCTGAATCATAAATCGCTGCAGGAGCTCGAACAGAGCCGTTTCGTCATCCTGGATGAAGTGCGAGAGATGACGGCAGATCTTAAAGTTCCGATGACACTCAGTATTGGACTCGCATTTGGTTCGGATACGATCAGTGAGATGGGTGAACTGGCACAGTCCAGTTTGGATATGGCGCTTGGACGCGGCGGGGATCAGGCTGCTGTGAAGTCCGGACAACGCCTGTCCTTCTACGGCGGGAAATCCAATGCTGTGGAGAAACGCACACGGGTCAGAGCCCGGGTAATTGCCCATGCCTTGCGTGATTTGATGCAGGAGAGCGATCGAGTGCTGATCATGGGTCACAAGATGCCTGACATGGATGCAATCGGAGCTTCAATTGGCGTGTGGAAGGCAGCAAGCTTATACAATGTAGAAGCAAGAATCGTCCTGGATGGCATCAACCCGTCCATCGAACGATTGATGGAGCAGGTGAACAAGGATGAGAAATTGTCCAAAGCCTTCGTCTCACCTGAACAAGCGACACAAATGATGACAGAGCATACGTTGCTCGTGGTGGTGGATACCCATAAGGCATCGATGACGATGGAACCGAAGCTTGTGCAATCGGCCAATCGCGTCGTGGTGGTGGATCACCATCGTCGCGGAGAGGAATTTATTAACGATGCGGTATTAATCTATCTGGAGCCATATGCTTCTTCGGCTGCGGAGCTTGTGACGGAGCTCCTGCAATATATTCATGACAAGGTACAATTTACTCCGCTTGAAGCAACGGCCCTGCTGGCCGGGATTACGCTGGATACGAAGCATTTTGCACTGCATACAGGTTCGAGGACCTTTGAAGCCGCAGGTTTCCTGCGCCGCAGTGGTGCAGACACCATTATGATCCAGCGTCTCATGAAAGAGGATTTGTCAGAATATATTGCTAAGGCAGAAATCATAAAGCATGCTAAAATGGTATACGGGAATATTGCGCTGGCGGTCACGGATCCCGGCAGCAAGATTTCACAGATGATGATTGCCCAGGTGGCAGACACATTGCTGAATATGACGGATGTGGTCGCTTCATTTGTTATTAGTGAGCGTCCGGATGGACTGATTGGCATCAGTGCAAGGTCACTGGGCCGCATGAATGTTCAGGTCGTCATGGAAAGACTTGGCGGTGGCGGACATTTGACGAATGCTGCCGTGCAATTGGAAGGAACGCTTGGAGAGGCAGAAAAACGGCTGATGAACGTACTGGCTGAAATCGAAAAGGAAGAGGGGCTGTTCGAATGA
- the rplI gene encoding 50S ribosomal protein L9, with translation MKVIFIKDVKGQGKKGQVKEVSEGYAQNFLLPRGMARLATDGNMKTLDNQNAAEERRKQEEKAEAEVLGKKLEAEVTELKAKSGEGGRLFGAITSKQIAEALAAKGLKVDKRKIELDEPIRTLGVTQVTVKVHPEVKATLKVQVTEE, from the coding sequence ATGAAAGTCATTTTTATAAAAGATGTTAAAGGTCAGGGGAAAAAAGGACAAGTGAAGGAAGTATCCGAGGGATACGCACAGAATTTCCTTCTGCCACGGGGAATGGCACGCTTGGCTACGGACGGTAACATGAAGACACTGGATAACCAGAATGCAGCTGAGGAAAGACGCAAGCAGGAAGAGAAAGCAGAAGCGGAAGTACTCGGCAAAAAGCTGGAAGCAGAAGTCACTGAACTGAAAGCAAAATCCGGCGAAGGCGGCCGATTGTTCGGTGCAATTACAAGCAAACAGATCGCTGAAGCTCTGGCTGCAAAAGGTCTGAAAGTCGACAAACGCAAAATTGAGCTGGACGAGCCTATTCGCACACTCGGCGTAACGCAAGTAACCGTCAAGGTTCACCCTGAAGTGAAAGCTACCTTGAAGGTACAGGTAACGGAGGAGTAA
- a CDS encoding LCP family protein, with protein MKSRTKEKKKKRRKGIYITLVSLVVLLIGGYLFRQQLAVAAFDLFLAGSVEGQLSKSYVPQEGNKTPDPTVYRKEPFSVLLLGSDKRAYEKTRGRSDTVIYAVVRPKESRVLLVSIPRDTYVQIVGRDANKDGVDDYDKLAHAYAFGGENMSINTVEKFLDADVGYYATINFDGIKKVVDALGGVKLPIEEDIVNKDPNHVQFMIEGGKPIYDGQEALYYVRYREDSDFNRTKRQQIFLNAMANEMLSLNQITKIPELIQIMGENFQTDMQPSFITDLAKQVMTQDKPQISSFTILGEGMRKDGIYYGQADEKDVQYAKELINNWMDESTPAGEVMVPDRQAID; from the coding sequence ATGAAAAGCAGAACTAAAGAAAAGAAGAAGAAAAGAAGAAAAGGCATATATATTACTCTCGTGTCGCTCGTTGTTTTGTTGATTGGCGGATATTTGTTTCGCCAGCAGCTCGCTGTAGCTGCATTTGACCTTTTCCTGGCAGGCTCTGTAGAGGGCCAATTGTCCAAATCGTATGTTCCGCAGGAGGGCAATAAAACGCCTGATCCAACCGTCTATCGCAAAGAGCCATTTTCGGTGCTGCTGCTTGGTTCTGACAAACGTGCTTACGAGAAAACGCGTGGTCGCTCGGATACGGTCATTTATGCCGTGGTCAGACCGAAAGAATCACGTGTATTGCTCGTATCCATCCCCCGCGATACTTATGTACAGATTGTTGGACGTGATGCCAACAAGGATGGCGTAGATGATTACGACAAGCTTGCGCATGCCTATGCTTTCGGAGGGGAGAATATGTCCATCAATACGGTGGAGAAGTTTCTGGATGCGGATGTAGGCTATTATGCAACGATCAATTTTGACGGAATCAAAAAGGTCGTGGATGCGCTTGGTGGGGTGAAGCTGCCGATAGAAGAGGATATCGTGAACAAGGATCCGAACCACGTGCAATTCATGATTGAAGGCGGCAAACCGATCTATGATGGTCAGGAAGCTCTCTATTATGTAAGATACCGCGAGGATAGTGATTTTAATCGTACCAAGCGGCAGCAGATTTTCCTGAACGCCATGGCAAACGAAATGCTGAGTTTGAATCAGATCACGAAAATTCCGGAATTGATTCAGATTATGGGAGAGAACTTCCAGACAGACATGCAGCCATCATTTATTACCGATCTGGCCAAACAGGTCATGACCCAGGATAAACCGCAAATCTCGAGCTTCACCATTCTCGGCGAAGGGATGCGCAAAGACGGTATCTATTATGGTCAGGCGGATGAGAAGGATGTCCAATATGCCAAAGAGCTGATTAACAACTGGATGGATGAATCGACCCCAGCCGGTGAAGTCATGGTTCCAGACCGGCAAGCGATCGACTAA
- a CDS encoding DUF2232 domain-containing protein, whose product MKFSLKSAVWSAVYLLLLLSLLTPLSVLAIFFMMVPGVILYASLSVKSFIWHLVPVAVILVLFHPIYLLLLLLFTLPAIIMGNAYKKRKSALFALLAGTGAMLAEYLLLLLIGSVIFQFDLSSYIDDVVRLTIEPLTNTSNQMVNGFAWTPEMTQDVARQTQLMIPFALVVTSMVMSLITHVIARPILNVMGVSVSKLPPAREWRMPRALIWYYFLALLFEVISRQSDGTYWTMIAMNLSPLINLGFMIQAIGFFFFLAHAKKWNPVIPYLLAVAVFFIGPLRIIGIIDLAFPLREAISRPKR is encoded by the coding sequence TTGAAATTTAGCTTGAAGTCAGCCGTCTGGAGCGCAGTATACCTGCTCTTGCTGCTTTCGCTGTTAACTCCTTTATCGGTTCTCGCCATATTTTTCATGATGGTACCCGGAGTTATTTTGTATGCTTCCTTATCTGTGAAATCATTTATATGGCACCTTGTTCCGGTAGCGGTCATATTAGTCCTGTTTCATCCGATCTATCTATTACTGCTGCTGCTGTTCACCCTGCCTGCGATCATTATGGGTAATGCCTATAAGAAAAGGAAATCGGCCTTGTTCGCATTATTGGCGGGAACCGGAGCCATGCTGGCAGAATACCTGCTGCTGTTGCTGATTGGAAGTGTCATCTTCCAATTCGATCTGTCGAGTTATATTGATGATGTAGTGAGACTTACCATTGAACCACTAACGAATACGTCTAATCAAATGGTAAATGGCTTTGCGTGGACACCTGAAATGACTCAGGATGTCGCAAGGCAGACACAGCTCATGATTCCGTTCGCTTTGGTTGTGACATCCATGGTGATGTCGCTCATCACACACGTGATTGCTCGTCCTATTTTGAATGTGATGGGTGTATCCGTATCGAAGCTGCCACCAGCGCGCGAATGGCGTATGCCTCGTGCACTGATCTGGTATTACTTCCTGGCACTGCTCTTCGAGGTCATCTCCAGACAGAGCGATGGGACATACTGGACCATGATTGCGATGAACTTGTCGCCTTTGATTAATCTGGGCTTCATGATTCAAGCCATCGGTTTCTTCTTCTTCCTGGCACATGCGAAGAAGTGGAACCCGGTTATACCGTATTTGCTGGCGGTTGCGGTCTTCTTCATTGGGCCGCTTCGGATTATCGGGATTATCGATCTGGCGTTCCCGCTTCGCGAGGCAATATCGAGACCAAAACGTTAG
- a CDS encoding CBS domain-containing protein, which translates to MNIAFFLLPKQEVTCVTSDSTLRQTLERMEYHRFTAVPILNKEGKYIGTVTEGDLLWYMKNAEGKITFENASKFLLKDVPLRLDIKPVSIDANMEDLINLAKVQNFVPVVDDMERFIGIVRRSQIIEYCEGIVSKESMKAK; encoded by the coding sequence ATGAACATCGCATTTTTTTTGCTGCCTAAGCAAGAGGTTACCTGTGTAACGTCGGATTCTACTCTGCGGCAAACGTTGGAACGGATGGAATATCACCGGTTTACGGCGGTACCCATTTTGAATAAGGAAGGCAAATATATAGGCACGGTTACCGAAGGTGATCTGTTGTGGTATATGAAAAACGCTGAGGGAAAGATTACATTTGAAAACGCTTCAAAATTTCTGCTCAAAGATGTACCTCTTCGCCTCGATATTAAGCCAGTATCCATTGATGCCAATATGGAAGACCTGATCAATCTCGCCAAGGTACAGAACTTTGTGCCTGTAGTTGATGATATGGAACGTTTTATTGGTATTGTACGGCGCAGTCAGATCATTGAATACTGTGAAGGCATTGTCTCCAAAGAGTCCATGAAAGCCAAGTAA
- a CDS encoding MazG-like family protein: MPKELDVAKRAKVIEWLKTEVLDQVSRLFKALWEGSTSRIGDSLASLMMSSYILGRRLGIPFKDLDALLIEKLRKHKSEGHQLEDWYQDISALEDHMRKR, translated from the coding sequence ATGCCTAAAGAACTGGATGTAGCCAAACGCGCTAAAGTGATTGAATGGCTGAAAACCGAAGTACTTGACCAGGTTTCCCGATTGTTCAAAGCGTTATGGGAAGGCAGTACCTCCCGCATCGGGGACAGTCTCGCCAGTCTGATGATGAGTAGTTACATATTGGGCCGCAGGCTCGGTATTCCTTTCAAGGATCTGGATGCATTGTTAATTGAGAAATTGAGAAAGCACAAATCGGAAGGTCACCAGCTTGAAGACTGGTACCAGGATATATCCGCGCTAGAAGATCATATGCGTAAGAGGTGA